The genomic stretch TCCCACACCTGATCACCTACTCCATATATTTTACAGCCACCATTTAGTgcccttctcatccatccagactttagagTGAACACGAATTGTTAACACATGCTGGAATTTTAAAGTTCCCTggcattgttttttctttctttctcttttaaaggtGAGATACAAAGCAagctgagtgggggggggggtggaggcaTCTCTTCCTGCTTCTCTCAATTAGTAATTGTTTTGGGGTGCTTCTGAAATTTTGGACAGATACATGTGCACttcaaactgggggggggggggcacttgctAGGTTGCTTTTTGATTATTTGTTCCCTTGAGCTTCCATCCTGGCAGCCTGATCTGGGGAGATAGCCCTAATCTAGATAGTTCTGAGGGAACTTCCAATGTGATCACCCCAGCTTGGGCTGCTTGCGAAGGGCATGGATCACTGAAAAGCAATTCAGCAAACTCTTCCCAGCTTGAGGCACACTCCAGGGCCTTTTTGGGAGCCTCGGTTTTCCTCATTCCTTCTCCCCTGAACTAGGCAGGTCAGCTTTGACCCCTATAAAaccagcattgacccatggataagttaaccCAGGTTTTTAAGGTTAaattgactaaaatttcttgacttatagagTATATACAATACCTATTTAGCTAACCATCTCATGAGTGTGGTATAGTGGACAGTTATTGTACAATAAATTCATCAGTATGCTTAAAGTGCTGCATTGCTCTTCAGTACTTCAGAAATTTCTCattgagaattctgggagctgtggtaaAAAAACTTTTCTGAGATATTTGTCACTATTTATTAAAACAGATTAGATTGGCTGCCCCCCTTGTCTTTAGCTTGAACTGGTGTTTATTTATCTTGGTAAATAAAATCCAGTAATTCATTCCTGTCTTAGGTTTTGGAAATAGTGGCCTAATTCACATGAACTTTGTGTGTGCAAGCTTTGGGTTCATCAGTGCCAGCCTTTTCTTCTGATACTGCTTTAAGAGGAAGCATTTTCTTCAATTTACAATTGAATGTAACTTAATATACGGTAatatcttgctgttgttgttgtgtgtcttgaagtccttttcaatttatggcaatcctactgagggttttttttttgggggggggtgttttagTTTTGGGCAAGATTAGTTCAAGGAGATAGACTGCCATTGCCTTTGCCcccctctgaggatgagaaagagagacttgcctaaggtctctcagtgggtttctatggtgaAGCAgactggtcttcagagtcctagtccattaGATGCAAACCGTAAATGATGGTTCATCTAACCTGTTCAGTTGAAACAAACTAGTCTTATAAATTTGGTTACTTTCCACTAACTGTAGATAAGAACTAATCAGAGTTATTCTGAATttaaacatacagtgggcccttggtaaccgctgggatttggttccagggcccctgtagaaaccaaactccatggatgctcaagtcctattcagtacaatggcacagtgaaaggGTGTTGcttatatgaaatagcaaaatcaatgtttgatttttgaaatttatatcttgCTGGAATATTTTCAACTCATGGGTGGTTAAGGCCATAGAtatagaggactgactgtattgcTATACTAGAGTTAACGACAAGCAAAAGCCTCTGGACTCTTTTTCACAGCTGTGCTAAAGTGTTGCTTAGAAGATTTTAGGGAGACATTGACATTGCAGTACTCTCcctgcttactcagaagtaaggcccattgagttcagtggtgcTTTGTTGTTcttcaacttcaacttatgacaaccctatgaatgagagatctccaaggcaccctttcatcaacagctctgctcaggtcttgcagacttagagccttggcttccttgataaaatctatccatctggaatgctaGGAATGCTATCTTCTTgttctcctactgccttctgccttaccaagcagTTTGGACACTATCCCATTACAGTGTTATAATGCTGTTATTCCACTGGAACTGCTGTGGCTGTCTCCTGTGCCATTCCAGGAtatgtagtttagggaggggcaattttgaattcttagccagagagctaaactacaaactccaaaatgccacaggaagcagccatagcaattacaatggaataatagcgctataacaatgtagtgtgatattgtccattgtcttttctagtaagtaatttcttctcatggtatgcccaaagtacaacagtctcagttttatcatcttggcttctagggagagttacggcttgatttgctctagaccccatttatttgtctttttagcagttcatggtctccGTTGAATTCTTCTCCAgtaaccacatttcaaatgagttcatcagctttcttcactgtccaactttcacaaccatacataaaaatgggaaatacaatgataTAACTTTATATTTCGATATATTGTCTAGTCCCTTCATAGCTATCCTTCCAAggcatcttctgatttcttgactgcagtctccattctgattaatgactagaaaatcttgaactatttcaatgtggTCATCATCTGTAAGTGGTACTTACTCTCATGTAAATGTATATAAGATTCAGTTTTAGTCTTCATCTACCCATGGTAAAAGCTGCATATTATAGCATCTAGCCATACATTGCACTGAAACAAGAAAATGTGGTTGCCTTGTCCAAATGTACATCCTAAAGATTTGCTTGTTACAGACAGTAAAACTATATTTTTGTCCCCTTTAAGGTATTTGTCTCCAAAGTCCTGCGATTCCTTACCTCCTAAATTGCTCTTCAGAAAATTAGAGGAAGAAAACATTGGCTTTTCTGGGGTAATGTATACAGCTCTGATGCATATTCAGTGTAAATGCAGAAAATTTCTTATCTTTTTGTGGAATGTGTATGGTACTACTTATTACTAGAACAAATTTGCAAAACTGTGTACAGTgagcccatggtatctgctggagttctgttccaggacacacacacacacccacacccacacacacttcATAGATACTAAGATTCATATAGTAGTATAGCAatatagtgtcccttatataaaatggaaaaatctaggtttgctttttggaaattttaaataaatattctcaagatgtgggtggttgaatctgtggatgcaaaatccatggaaacagagggccaactaatTCTAAGCTGTGCATATGTACCATCTAGTTTTTAATGTTGCATACCATTGTGAGTCATAGATTCCTGGtatgtttttttggttttttatgaGTGGATGCAGAAGCTTGTAAGGAGAGTAAACTGTTTGACAGTTTTCATTTGTGCTGTTTTTTCCAGGAAAGTAGCAAAAATAGCATTACattagaggaggaagaagaaatggatGAAATGCCCACACTGTCTCCAAAAACTATGATCAGTGAGGCAAGAAATACTAAGGATTCTTATACAGAGCCAGCCATGCTTGACTCGGGTACATGTACCTCAACCAAATCCAGCCTTTATGGAATTGATCTGTCATGTATTTCTGTTCGCAAGATAGATGGACCTTCCAGTGTCACACATAGGGAAGACTATATGTGTTTTTTCTCAAAGAGAGTTACAGCTGGCTATGATgtaaaaaatgacatttttacTGGATTGACAAGCCATACAACATCTGATAACCAACAGGACAGTAACACTGCAATCTTTAACCAAGCAAAAATGGAACACAGTCCATCTGAAAATCAAAATCGGCCACTTAAACTGCTTACTGCAGAAATTCCTAAGAGAAAATCTCAAGAGTCAccctctgaagcagcagcagatTCATCCTTGAATGATAAAAGGAGAAAAACCTCTATACAAattgatgaagaagaagataTTAATGATATTCAAAAGCAAATGCATTTGGAGCATGATAAAAGGAGAACCTCTACACAAATTGATGATGAAGAGGATATGAATGATACGCAAAATCAAATGTATTTGGAGCAGAAACTTTATGAAAAGTTAAAGCAAGAAGAGGAAGACAGACTTCTAGCTCTGCAGCTACAGAGGGAGATGGACAAAGAGCAGAAAACACTAAATCGCAAAAAAGGTTCTCCAGATGAGTACCATTTACGCCCCAAAACATCTCAGCCAGCAAAAGAATCTCCAATGGCCAGAAAAAATAGCAAGATCTCAAAGAACTTGAAGTTCCCAAATAGCCAGACTGAAAGAGAGCTACGAAGGCTACGTAGAAGCTCCCACAATGAGAACTGGGGGCTTGCTAACAAACTTCAGACAAAGTCCCCTGCAAAAGAAGGGACTGTTTTGAACTGTGTCCTTAATAGTTCAAAGAATGCAGAATTATTGCCAAGCAAACAAAAGACAATCCTTCAAATGTTTAAGAGGCCAGCTACAAACTAGATGATCAACAGCACCAGTGAAGACTTGCATCGTAGATATAAATTAAGCAATGGTCATTCTCCTGAAAAGTTGGCTGAGTTaaatgtttttgagagatcagcTGCTTTCATTCACAGTTTGTGTCCCTTGGTTGAAAATGAATAGTGCCTGCTTTGGGCCTGTTAGATTTGACTTCCTTTTGTTTCTTATGAAGCAAACAAGTTCTGTAATACATGAATGATATCAGTTCTGAATGCCAagagaaatatttgtttaaatCCAACCTGCTCGTAGTTTTATGTCAGAAGGTGTTATCAAACCATTATACCCCCCTCCACTTGCCTGTTTCCACCACCCTATTTCCTCCACTACTGCACCAAGTAAATGAGTAAGAAAAGAGCAAATGACTTTTGACTTAGACTGGAACATAATTTATGATGTCTTGATATAACTACAGTACTGTTCCCCATGTTAGTTACAGGTTAGGTATAAAATGTTCCAGAAGCCTTTCTTCATACCTCGTTCAATGTATGTTTGCGAAAGGTTAGGTCTTCCCAAGTGAActaattttttatttcaacaaattATAAATCTGTTTATAATTTGTTTAGAATATAATCTATTAAAATGACTTTGAAGTCTAATGATATTACCTACATATTGTCAGTGGACTTCTGAATTTCTCTAGGAAATTTAAATTTGatgaattttgaaatattatcTGTAGAAATGAATAGATGACAGAAGCTATCTGTATCTTCATTTTTTTACTAGTGCAAGTAATCTACATTAGTGTTATGCatattttccagaaaaaaacatgTGACCATAAAAAAACCCTTGTACTTCGGTGTATTTATGCAGTTAGTGCACTTTATCACCTAAAATGTTACAAATTTCTTAATTACTGTATGTAgttgactataagtcaaaaaatttatgcctgaaaattgaccccaaaaaaccttggtcgacttatacatggggcaGTAAGGTAATAGGCTTACCCCTCGAGCCTCTTCTGCAGCCAGGCTCTCTCCCAAAGAGAGAGCCGGAGTGAGGAAAGGCTTGAGAGGCAAAcgtttgcttcctcctcctcttcctcagcctggGTGACCTCCGAGGGGTCATCTGGGTTGTGGAGGGAGCAGAAGGGATACCCTCGATGTATCCACAGGTcttatcaaaatccctaattttggcccccaaacttgctcTCAATTTACACAAAacattgacttatagtcaaatagaTATGGTACCTCCTGAGCAATATTTTTACGTAACATCTGCTAATATAATTCCAAGTGAACTAGTGGTTCCGattagtatagtggtttgagtgggaCTCgaggagaccagggattgaatccccaCTTCCTCATGGGAACCTGCCTGGTGACCTTGgcaaaatcacactctctcagacgaAGGAAATGCCAAGCTTCTTTGGTataaacattgccaagaaaatcctatgatattgTTGCCATATGTTGTAtctaacttgaagacacataaatcAACACAAATTTTGTTCCAGTTGATACAAAAAATATCAGCTTAAACTTCTTCCCCACACCTGACAAATCACTTTGACTCAAGATTACCatgtggttttcctggcaagtgtTCTATAGAAGGTCCCTCTTCTGTGCCAGAACTGGGTATAGTTCCAGACTTTCCCAAGAGTTTTTCAGTGCTGCACAGACACTTGTTAATGCTGTAGCATAaactttattggtggtaaatgatgtaTCACATGGTACACAGCAGAAAAGCATTCCCTCACAGCCAGTGGTAGAAATGAGCCCCCAGGCTAATTCTGTCCAGATTATCTCTGACTGACAAATTCCCCATTGTTTGCTATATTGGGCACCTGGATTTTGGCCATGATGCAAACAAGGACTCCAAAACCTATCTGTTTTCAGTTAATAGCAATCCTTGTAACTCATGATATTTAATTAGAATTTCCTGTTCATTAGTATTCTAATGTGATAGTGGAGTGCTCTGGGTGTTTTAGtaacattttcttcctctgtgtTTGAATTTGAGTAACCCTTAAATTTTTGGATTGGAATAGATAAGAGAGATAGAATTAGGTGTCATCAACATAATGGTGACATTGAATGTCCAAACTGGGTAACATTTCCCAGGAGTTTTATGTATATGCTGAACAGTATGAGGGATACaactaatttaataaataataatttgttttatttatataccgctattccaaagatcatagcggtgaacagcaagtaagttaattagcaagtaagctaatttgcccccaacagtctgggtactcattttagcgacctcggaaggatgcaagcctgagtcaagcttgggcccttttgctggttttgaactcgcaaccttgtggttttgagtgaatgtgCTTCTCCAAGAATGACGGGAATCACTGTAAAActgtgcccccaagtcccatcccaatGTGGCAGCCCAGAAGAATACCAGCATAGACGATGCGATCGAATGTTGATgagagaggtccagcagaaccaacagtgACACACTCATCTTTGAATGCAAAAAGGTAATTCCATATAtccagtacaggttgaatctcccttatttgaaatgtttgggaccagtagtgttttagattttggaatatctgtattttcatatatatacataatgagatatcttggagatgggatcaaACTTTAAACACAaagtttatgtttcatatataccttaatTTTATacactgttttaataattttgtgcaggaaacaaagtgtgtgtacacagaaccatcagaaagcagaggtgtcactgtctcagccacccatgaaaacagttttggtttttggaatagtttggaattctggataaggaagactcaacttgtattgcATTTATTCAACTTGTCCAGAGTACAGTTCATAGTTTTAAAGTGGCTTTCTTTAGGAGCAATTGGCTATAAAAATACTTCTCTTCAGGGAGTTCTTATTATAGTCTGActgccatttatttttttaatctaaataTGGACCTTTGTCGCTTTCTTTTCTTGAATTATTGTTTGCAGTTGGAACTTGCAACAAATGTGCCAGTCAGTCCATGTTCTCTTGCTTTCTCCAGTTATGTAAGCAATAGCACATTTGTTTTTTATGGTCCCTATACATACTACATGTTGCATAACAGGaaaatgttttggcttttttTGCTTTGTATATTATCGAAAACTAGGAATTCACAAGAACATGGTCATTTGCATTAGCAGAATGACATTGTTTCCCAGCAGTCAGAAAATAGACATAACGGATGTGGGCACAtaactccatttttcttttcttttttattgactTATGTAGCATATACATAACCAATTATACTTCAGCAAATTATGCTAAAATTATTATATTCACCATACTACAAAAATTGAGCAATAGATCACTTCTAAATCTTGTCCTTCTTTTACCTTAATTTCAATATTCTCCCTTAAATTAAGTTCCTTTATCCTTATTCTGTGGGAATTCTTTTACAATTTAATTGTCTAGATTGAATATAtgaagatcctccatggtcattatttttgttttctttgagttcagcattaagcctgcctttgcactgtcttctttgaccttcttaagtaaatgttccaagtctgtgatgttttctgctaatagtatggtgtcatctgcatatctgattgtagatgttccttcctcctatattctcttctccttctgaatctaaacctgcttttcatatgatattttctgcataacgTTTGAACAAATAGAACACAGCCTTGCCTTTgccgtttgggaatcactgcattctgtttcttctttattCTCTCCTAAcattagcctcttgtcctaagtacagatttttcatcaggatCGCTCCCATCCTGTCCTTATTGTGCAATcacacaaagattatcacacatgtagCGCTTATCCCATCTTTATCccgtcaatgaagtggaattgcccCGTCAC from Sceloporus undulatus isolate JIND9_A2432 ecotype Alabama chromosome 3, SceUnd_v1.1, whole genome shotgun sequence encodes the following:
- the RNF168 gene encoding E3 ubiquitin-protein ligase RNF168 produces the protein MTRYLSPKSCDSLPPKLLFRKLEEENIGFSGESSKNSITLEEEEEMDEMPTLSPKTMISEARNTKDSYTEPAMLDSGTCTSTKSSLYGIDLSCISVRKIDGPSSVTHREDYMCFFSKRVTAGYDVKNDIFTGLTSHTTSDNQQDSNTAIFNQAKMEHSPSENQNRPLKLLTAEIPKRKSQESPSEAAADSSLNDKRRKTSIQIDEEEDINDIQKQMHLEHDKRRTSTQIDDEEDMNDTQNQMYLEQKLYEKLKQEEEDRLLALQLQREMDKEQKTLNRKKGSPDEYHLRPKTSQPAKESPMARKNSKISKNLKFPNSQTERELRRLRRSSHNENWGLANKLQTKSPAKEGTVLNCVLNSSKNAELLPSKQKTILQMFKRPATN